The Treponema succinifaciens DSM 2489 region TTCAAAACGCTCTGTGATTTCTTTGTTTATGCGGCTTGATTTTTCCTCTGGATACGGAGCTGTAACAAGAAGTCCTGTGTATTCTTCGCAAGGAAGAATTTTCTGCCCGCCGGCTTTCTTGCGGTTTTCTACAATCTGAGCCAAAGGCAGCTTGGAATAAATTTCTTCTGTAACGAAAGGAATATACGGATGAAGCAAACGAAGGCTCTCTTCAAGAACATTAAGCAGAACAGAAACCGCCCGGTCTTTTTCGTGGTCATCGCCATTCTTAAACGAAAGTTTTGTAGCTTCAACATACCAGTCGCAGAAATCGTTCCAGAAATATTCATAAATTGCAGAAGCTCCATCGTTGTAACGGTAGCTTTCAAAAGCAGCCCTTGCATTTTTTACGGCATTGTCAAGGCAAGTATAAATCCACTTGTCAAGCTCGTTAAGGTCTGAGTCAGCAACAGGAATAAGTGTTCTGTCTTCAAGATTGCCAAGAATATAGCGGCTTGCGTTCCATACTTTGTTGCAGAAGCGGCTTCCCATCTTGAATGAATCCTTGTCTACAAGAACATCCTGTCCCTGCGCACACATATAGCTCAAAGTGAATTTAAGGGCATCCGCGCCGTAAAGGTCGATAATCTCAAGCGGGTCGATTCCGTTTCCAAGCGACTTGGACATTTTTCTGCCCTGCTTGTCGCGAACAAGTCCGTGAATATAAATGTCATGGAACGGAGATTTTCCTGTAAACTCAAGGCCTGCCATAATCATGCGGCTAACCCAGAAGAAAATAATATCATAAGCTGTAACAATAGCTGTAGTTGGATAAAAATGCTCAAGGTCGGAAGTTTTTTCAGGCCAGCCAAGAGTACTGAACGGCCAAAGCCATGAAGAGAACCAAGTGTCAAGAACATCAGGATCCTGCTTTAAATGGGAAGCATCCGCGCCGCACTTAGGACATTTTACCGGGTCTTCACGGCTGACAATTGTTTCTCCGCACTCGCAGTACCATACAGGAATTCTGTGTCCCCACCAAAGCTGACGGCTTATGCACCAGTCGCGGATATTTTCCATCCAGTGAGTAAATGTGTTTTCCCATTTGCGCGGATAAAAAACAAATTCCTCATTCTTCCAGGCGGCAAGAGCTTTATCTGCAAGCGGCTTCATTTTTACAAACCACTGGTCGCTCAAATACGGCTCTACGACAGTTGAACATCTGTAGCAATGGCCAACTGAATGCTTGATTTTTTCCTCGCCCTTGTAAAGTCCAAGCTCCTTTAAATCTTCTATAATAAGCTTGCGTGCTTCTGGGCATTTTAATCCGCGGTATTTTTCCGGGCAGTTATTGTTTAAAGTTCCGTCTGGATTTAAAATGTTTATAACTTCAAGATTGTTTCTTTTTCCAACTTCCCAGTCGTTAGGATCGTGCGCCGGAGTGATTTTTACCATTCCAGTTCCAAATTCCTTGTCAACATAAGAATCTGCAATCAAGCTGATTACACGGCCGGTAAGCGGAAGCTTAAGTTTTTTTCCAACGACAGACTTGTAACGCTCATCTTCTGGATTTACAGCAACCGCAGTATCGCCAAGCAAAGTTTCCGGACGGGTTGTGGCAATTTCAATTTTTCCAGAGCCGTCTTCAAATTCATAATAAATGTGATACATGAAGCCGTCTGTGTCTGTGTGCTCAACTTCATCATCAGCAAGAGCAGTTCCGCAGCGAGGACACCAGTTTACAAGATAGTGTCCTTTATAGATAAGGCCGCGCTCATAAAGAGTAACAAAAACATTGCGAACAGCCTTAGAAAGACCTTCGTCCATTGTAAAACGCTCGCGGTTCCAGTCAACGGAATTTCCAAGCTTGCGCTGCTGCTTAACAATTGTGTTATGATGGTCTTCCTTTACCTTCCAAGTGCGCTCAAGGAATTTTTCACGTCCAAGGTCATTGCGGGTCTTTCCCTCTTTTTTAAGCTGCTTTTCAACAACATTCTGAGTGGCAATTCCTGCATGGTCAGTTCCAGGAATCCAAAGAGTGTCGTCGCCTTTCATTCTGTGGTAGCGCACAACAATATCCTGCAATGTATTGTTCAGCCCGTGTCCCATGTGAAGAACACCTGTAACATTTGGCGGAGGAATTACGACCGTATACTTTGAAACAGAAGATTTTTTAGACTTGTTCAAGTAACATTCATGCACCGGAGAATCCTTGTCGGACGCAGGCTTAAAGCATCCTGTCTGAACCCATTCAGCATAAATTCTATCTTCAAAATCTTTTGGATTGTAGGATTTTTCAAGTTCAATAGCTTTCATCGTAACCTCTATCTACACACAGACTTGTGCAATTTTTTTATAGGGCAAAATTATAATATTTTTTTTTGATGTTTGCAATGAAAAGATAAAGATGAGAACAGGGCAAACGCATTATAAATGTATTCAGCATAAAACTGGCTCCCAGACACGGTTTTATGGTTCAAAATCGCGCAATAATGCGCCACACGCTGATTGTTGCAAAGTAACTATAGAATTGAGCGCTCACGCGGTCGCAGCAATCAGCGTGTTTTTGCCCCAGAAACCGTTCCTTCGCGCAAACTTTACTTAAATTATTTATAATGCGTTTGCCCTGAAAGATGAGACAGAACCTCAATACAACAAAGAATCAAAAAGAGCAAAAAGTTTTGTGAATGAATATCAAAAAATGACAGAAAGGCTTCCTGTAAGCCAAAACCTGATTTTTGGAACACAGGATAAAGATATCGCAGAAAAACTGCATTTATTGTACAAATAAAACACTTGATTTTTCTGACTTTCTTTTGTAATCTTATAAATGAATTGAGTTAGGATGTCTTC contains the following coding sequences:
- a CDS encoding valine--tRNA ligase, whose translation is MKAIELEKSYNPKDFEDRIYAEWVQTGCFKPASDKDSPVHECYLNKSKKSSVSKYTVVIPPPNVTGVLHMGHGLNNTLQDIVVRYHRMKGDDTLWIPGTDHAGIATQNVVEKQLKKEGKTRNDLGREKFLERTWKVKEDHHNTIVKQQRKLGNSVDWNRERFTMDEGLSKAVRNVFVTLYERGLIYKGHYLVNWCPRCGTALADDEVEHTDTDGFMYHIYYEFEDGSGKIEIATTRPETLLGDTAVAVNPEDERYKSVVGKKLKLPLTGRVISLIADSYVDKEFGTGMVKITPAHDPNDWEVGKRNNLEVINILNPDGTLNNNCPEKYRGLKCPEARKLIIEDLKELGLYKGEEKIKHSVGHCYRCSTVVEPYLSDQWFVKMKPLADKALAAWKNEEFVFYPRKWENTFTHWMENIRDWCISRQLWWGHRIPVWYCECGETIVSREDPVKCPKCGADASHLKQDPDVLDTWFSSWLWPFSTLGWPEKTSDLEHFYPTTAIVTAYDIIFFWVSRMIMAGLEFTGKSPFHDIYIHGLVRDKQGRKMSKSLGNGIDPLEIIDLYGADALKFTLSYMCAQGQDVLVDKDSFKMGSRFCNKVWNASRYILGNLEDRTLIPVADSDLNELDKWIYTCLDNAVKNARAAFESYRYNDGASAIYEYFWNDFCDWYVEATKLSFKNGDDHEKDRAVSVLLNVLEESLRLLHPYIPFVTEEIYSKLPLAQIVENRKKAGGQKILPCEEYTGLLVTAPYPEEKSSRINKEITERFETLKELIRTLRGLRVECGIDPASKLHIAVKISKGSSAEVIKEKTDMVCLLAGISKVDFVESNPEKSIGAVGKGFEAFLLVDESVNKEQLRQKFTRDIEYETENVRRSTNKLNGKFAEHAPAEVVQEERNRMEEAQRRIEKLNSYLKNL